In one candidate division WOR-3 bacterium genomic region, the following are encoded:
- the csa5 gene encoding type I-A CRISPR-associated protein Csa5 encodes MLTLYTPATGFPDLEIKIAYGLARVAIETFGGEKVTIKDEGGFYKIKIDIEEFDFNTLNKTFNFLCKRLLASIFIPFNTPGITSRSAESISVSEEEAFSLNIYKSIITLAENRERENFCRHRLRKTVSNVLGFTAAATTGVLCKRDGVDITFYRGQPRRPTNPRDICKTCGLLALLGIWYASFIFNISDREVIIIPVPKEEISGNRLQEVFALQHQIRKERFNSKISQVVIPLVFLSKIPSSADILKGFDLFIAVLSRQQGYHVDGLFLISIENYLKFIRETPYNIAVVENIYRKDAYGALQELNNAIYHKNKSALLKFARLYVQETSPQKGDWVSLLYPETTKYLLKEVAMIKEEIIKNTSLLSLAKTLRYFIKERKYGYADAIRNAKRESKDFEETITKMLREGRLRLEQKEPIHLPTDYEIQEIFRLANEDFESTKLALVMLAFSFPSKPEEKDKPINTIKNEK; translated from the coding sequence ATGCTAACCCTTTACACTCCAGCAACTGGTTTTCCTGATTTGGAAATTAAGATTGCCTATGGATTGGCAAGGGTTGCGATTGAGACATTCGGTGGGGAAAAAGTTACTATTAAAGATGAAGGTGGTTTTTACAAAATAAAGATTGATATAGAGGAATTTGACTTCAACACACTTAATAAAACCTTTAATTTCCTGTGCAAAAGATTACTTGCATCAATTTTTATACCATTTAATACACCAGGGATAACAAGTAGGAGTGCAGAGAGTATAAGTGTATCGGAAGAAGAAGCATTCTCTCTTAACATTTATAAATCAATTATCACTCTTGCTGAAAATAGGGAAAGAGAGAATTTTTGCAGGCATAGATTAAGAAAGACGGTCAGCAATGTGCTTGGCTTTACTGCCGCAGCAACTACGGGAGTTTTATGTAAAAGAGATGGAGTAGATATTACTTTTTACAGAGGCCAACCAAGAAGACCAACTAACCCCAGAGACATTTGCAAAACCTGTGGCTTGCTGGCACTTCTTGGTATATGGTATGCATCTTTTATTTTTAATATATCTGATAGGGAAGTAATAATCATTCCGGTCCCTAAGGAGGAAATTAGCGGCAATAGACTCCAAGAGGTCTTTGCTTTACAACACCAAATCAGAAAAGAAAGGTTTAATAGTAAAATTTCTCAAGTAGTTATTCCTCTTGTATTTTTATCTAAGATTCCATCTTCAGCAGATATTTTAAAAGGATTTGACTTATTTATAGCAGTATTGAGCCGCCAACAGGGTTATCATGTAGATGGCCTTTTTCTAATATCTATTGAGAATTACTTAAAATTTATAAGAGAGACACCTTATAATATTGCGGTAGTTGAAAATATATATAGGAAGGATGCATATGGAGCGCTACAGGAATTGAACAATGCTATTTATCACAAGAATAAATCTGCTCTTCTAAAATTTGCCCGTCTTTATGTTCAGGAAACATCACCCCAAAAGGGTGATTGGGTAAGTCTTTTATACCCAGAAACAACAAAATATCTTTTAAAGGAGGTGGCTATGATAAAAGAAGAAATTATTAAAAATACATCTTTGCTAAGTCTTGCAAAGACATTAAGATATTTTATAAAAGAAAGAAAATATGGATATGCGGATGCCATAAGAAATGCAAAAAGGGAATCTAAAGATTTTGAAGAAACAATAACAAAGATGTTAAGAGAAGGAAGATTGCGTTTGGAACAAAAAGAACCTATACATCTTCCAACTGACTATGAGATCCAAGAAATTTTTAGACTTGCAAACGAGGATTTTGAATCTACTAAATTAGCCCTTGTGATGCTCGCCTTTTCTTTTCCATCAAAACCTGAAGAGAAGGATAAACCGATAAATACTATCAAAAATGAAAAATAA
- a CDS encoding putative CRISPR-associated protein: MKEFHIISSGVSILTNAQRAGILPQDKKVADEDYWEMLLRNPSEINKLKEFVKHDPYRNSAELNTFLRVVKDKNPEEIEVYLFGTKTSSNELCRRVIEAYLKELGFRLYTPIEVSGYFWEAKFDEKYAIDEFKRGISELLDRLIYLAKRKKEEGYKVYFNPTGGLKAHVITTALAAFLVEAEVYYMNEEFNEVVFMPSLFYIPKGKEVEILRRLSIIKYLSGKDAEKLYLDTPNEIERLLTYGLITVEKDESDRIYRIKLTAKGKFLNERLGD; this comes from the coding sequence ATGAAGGAGTTTCATATTATAAGTAGCGGTGTATCCATTTTAACTAATGCTCAAAGGGCAGGTATATTACCACAGGATAAAAAAGTGGCAGATGAAGATTATTGGGAAATGTTATTACGAAATCCGTCAGAGATCAATAAACTTAAAGAGTTTGTTAAACATGACCCATATAGAAACTCGGCGGAATTGAATACTTTTTTAAGAGTGGTTAAAGATAAAAATCCCGAAGAAATTGAAGTTTATCTCTTTGGGACAAAGACAAGTTCAAATGAACTGTGCAGAAGAGTAATAGAAGCATATTTGAAGGAATTAGGTTTTAGGTTGTATACCCCTATTGAAGTAAGTGGATACTTTTGGGAGGCAAAGTTTGATGAAAAATATGCTATAGATGAATTTAAGCGGGGTATTTCTGAGCTCCTTGATAGATTAATTTATCTTGCAAAAAGGAAAAAAGAAGAGGGTTATAAGGTTTATTTCAATCCAACAGGAGGGCTTAAAGCCCATGTGATTACTACAGCTTTGGCAGCATTTTTAGTAGAGGCAGAAGTGTATTATATGAATGAAGAGTTTAATGAGGTGGTATTTATGCCTTCACTTTTTTACATTCCAAAAGGTAAAGAGGTTGAGATTTTACGAAGGTTATCTATTATTAAGTATTTATCTGGTAAAGATGCAGAAAAATTGTATTTAGATACACCCAATGAAATAGAAAGATTACTCACTTATGGATTGATAACTGTAGAAAAGGATGAGTCTGACAGAATTTATCGCATAAAACTTACAGCAAAAGGAAAATTTTTGAATGAAAGATTAGGGGATTGA